GGGACTGCCGCAGGCTCGTTCGCAGCCGACGAAGTGGCGGTGGCCCGTCGCGGGGGCGGCGAGCGCGGCCGCCGCGTCGGCGCGCACATCGGCGCGGGCGTGGGCACAGCCGGGACTGCCGACGCAGGAGCTCACCGCCAACCAGCGCGACTGCGCGTCGAACACCAGCCCCAGCGGAGCCAGGACCCGCACCGCCGCATCGGCGGCCGCCTCGGAGAGGTCACCGAGGAGCAGCGAACGCCACGGGGTGACCACCACCGGCGTCTCGAGAGCCACCAGACACTGCGCGACCCGGGCCGTCAGCACCCCCAACGGCACCGCGGCGCCCAGCGTCACCCGGCCGTCGTCCTGCGGGATCCAGCCCACCGGCGGTCGTGTCGACGCCGGCCAGGTGCGCCCCGCCGCCTCGGTGGCCACGATGTCGCCGACCAGCACCGCGGGCCGGTCCAGCTCGGCGACCCGCCAGGCCGAGCCGCGCACGGTGAGGAACCGGGCGGCCACGTCGAGCAGGGTCGCCACCACCGCGCCGACCTCGATGCGCACCCCGGTGTCGCGTCCGGCCAGCAGCAGTGCGGCGCGATCGGGTGTCAGCAGATGCGCGGCGACGTCGGGGGCCAGCCCGCAGACGTCCCCGCGACCGTCGTCGAGCCCGAACCAGAACCGGCCCGGCAGGGCGACCAGCCCCGGGTCGGCGCGCAGCGCGCGGTCCAGATCGTCGAGGAGGGGGCGCACGTCGGCGTGACCGCCGGACCGCCCGGAGAGCGGGGAGGCGACGATGTTGCGGACCCGCTCGTGGCTGGCCGACGGCAACAGGCCCGCGGCGGCCACCGCCTCGGCGACCGCGGCGGTGTCGGTGAGCCCGCGCAGCTGGATGTTGCCCCGCGCGGTCAGCTCCAACGTCGCGGAGCCGAACTCGGCCGCCGCCGCGGCCAACGCCGCCAGCTGGGCGGAGCTCAGCGCCCCGCCGGGCAGCCGGATGCGCGCCAGCGCCCCGTCGGCGGCCTGATGGGTCTGCAGCGCGCCGGGGCAGGCGTCGACAGCACGGGTTCGGGCCACACGTTCACCGTACGACGTGCCAGGTCGCAGGCGTAATATCGCTGCACACGCGCCATCCATCCGGGGAGGTGGTGGATTCCGGTGTCCGGGGATGCCGGCCCGCGGCCGGGCTGGCCGGTGGTGGGCCGCGAGGACGAGTTTCGTCAGGCGATGGCGATGCTCGGTGGCGGCGCGGACGGTCGCGGCGTCGCCCTGACCGGCGCCAGTGGGGTCGGCAAGTCGACGTTGGCGCGGGTGTTGGCCGCCGCGCTCGCCGCAGGCGGCAGGCAGGTGCGGTTCGTGTTGGGAACCGAGACCGGCCGCGCGGTCCCGTTGGGCGCGTTCTCCCGTGCGGTGCGGGTGGCGGGGGCTGAAGAGCCCGCCGTGATCTTGGCCGAGGCCTATGCCGAGCTGGCGCAGGACGACGACCTGGTGCTGGTCGTCGACGATGCGCACCTGCTCGATCCGCTGTCGGCGATGCTGGTGCACCAGGTGACAACCGGCGGCGTGGCGCACCTGATCGTGACGATCGGGCCCGGCGAACCGGCTCCTGAGGCGGTGACCGCGCTGTTGAGCGATCGCCGACTGCGATGCCTGCATTTGGAGCCGTTCGACCGGGAGCAGACCGCGCTGCTCGCCGGCGCCGTGCTCGGCGACGTGGTCGACGATCGGCTCATCGACGAACTGTTCCGGTGTAGCGGCGGCAACGCGTTGTTTCTGCGTGGTTTGTTGAGCGCTGGACCCGGCGACGGTGCCCTGGTTCACGCCCCCGACGGGTGGCATCTGGGCGGTCAGCTGCGCCCCGACAGGGAATTGGAGGATCTGCTGGAGTTGCGGTTGCGGGCGTTGGCGCCGGATGAACTGGACACCGTGGAAACCTTGGCGGTGGCCGAATTGTTGGATTGGCGGATTCTGCGCACCCTGTGTCGGGCCGAAGCCGTGGCGCGACTGGAGCGCCGTGGGGTGATCCAGATCGTCGCCGACGGTTCGGACCTGCTGGCGCGGCTGATCCACCCTGTCGTCGGTGAGGCGGCGTTGCGCCGCGCCGGTCGGGTGCGGGTGCGCGAGCTCAACGGGGCGCTGGCGGTGGCGTTGCGCGAACACCTGGGGTACCGCGCCGGGAAATCACGGCTTCCCGACGT
This sequence is a window from Mycolicibacillus parakoreensis. Protein-coding genes within it:
- the cobG gene encoding precorrin-3B synthase, translating into MARTRAVDACPGALQTHQAADGALARIRLPGGALSSAQLAALAAAAAEFGSATLELTARGNIQLRGLTDTAAVAEAVAAAGLLPSASHERVRNIVASPLSGRSGGHADVRPLLDDLDRALRADPGLVALPGRFWFGLDDGRGDVCGLAPDVAAHLLTPDRAALLLAGRDTGVRIEVGAVVATLLDVAARFLTVRGSAWRVAELDRPAVLVGDIVATEAAGRTWPASTRPPVGWIPQDDGRVTLGAAVPLGVLTARVAQCLVALETPVVVTPWRSLLLGDLSEAAADAAVRVLAPLGLVFDAQSRWLAVSSCVGSPGCAHARADVRADAAAALAAPATGHRHFVGCERACGSPAAGQVLVATGDGYRPLRP